The genomic DNA NNNNNNNNNNNNNNNNNNNNNNNNNNNNNNNNNNNNNNNNNNNNNNNNNNNNNNNNNNNNNNNNNNNNNNNNNNNNNNNNNNGGCCCCACTGCCTCTCCCCGCCCTGTGGGAGGGCCAAGGCTTCCCCACAGGGCGGGGGGGAAGGAGAGTGCTGCCGGCCCCAGCGCTTTCCCGCGCCCCTCAGGGAGGGCAGAGGCCGTCCCAGAGGGGCGGGGAAGGAGTGCGCCGCCAGCAGCAATTGGTGGCAGGGCCGGCCTGGGGCCGCTCCTACGGTGCCCGCGGGCCGGATCAGGCCCGCGGggcgtaggttgccaacccctgatttTTGTTCTGAGAAAGacacataatatatatactgACTCATTTTCTCTTGTTTTATCTTTGGGCAAATAGGTATTGCAAGTTTTTGTTGCATTTCAAaaccttttggaagaaatggaaacagaggaagggaaagaaaagccaCTTTCTAATTATcagatctctctctttttgtatgtgtgtgagagagaaatgcTTCCAAAGAAACACAGAAAGACTGTGGTACTGGATCCAGAATTCATCCTGTTGATTTATTAAAGATTAGACACGCTGCTAGCCTTCACAGGAACAACAGAAATCATTTCTGAAAGAGGGGAACACCTCTCACAGTACAAAGGTCAGGGAATGTAGTGATGTATTGAATGAGATTGCTTGGAAAAGGGGTTGAGTGTTGTCAACAGCTCTTCCTATTTCCTCACTGTCAGCAAATACAGAATAACTAAGTGAACAACAGAGGGAGGGACATTTGATCTACTTCAAATTTGTACAGAGAATAGAATCAAgcttttcttggcacagtttttgtattgtttggaaTTATGGTGTCCATAAGAAGTTCCAGATCCTGGAAGCAGTCACCAAGATGGCTTTCTCCCATGTTCTAACAATAGGTACATGTGAGGTTGCTGCGACAGTCAGGGCCCTGTGGGAGGTCTCAGCAAATGATGGAAGCATTTTGCACCTGGGTGCAGGACATAACCAGATGTGTGTCCATTCCCCTTGCCTGCATTCTCCACTAGGTACAGAAGTTATTAATGTTTGCTGCTAAATGGACTTTTTCTCCTCTCGCACCAGAGCTTCAGTCAGAACACTGTGTGTGTCATTGGCACCATCGGATACAAACTTCTTTAGCAGGAAATAGGTGGAACAAAGTGAAATTCCTCCTGACAGTAGGCATCCAAGGAATGGGAAATGTTGCCGGTAGTAATAGTCTCCTATTATCATCATCACTCTCATCAATTCTGTCAAGCTCCATAAATTCACAGAATTGAGTGTCATGGGCTTCATCGCTGCTTTAAAGGTTGTCGCTGTCTTTCCAACCATCTGAGCAAGAGCTGTGAGGGATTGATCATCTAGACCAAATTTATGGTAGCACCAGGAGTGAACCTTCATGGCtggaaagaaggagagccctGGGATTGGGATAAGAACAATAAACCACAACCAAAAGGCTCTGGTCAATATTTGTCTATTCATAGCAGTTTTCTTTTTGTCTAGGACTGGCAAGTAGATGCTAGGCAAACTGAGCAGAAAGGCTTGCCTCTTCAGCTTCAGGAGATCGTTCTTCAGCTTTCCCCGCAGCAGAGGGAAATCAAAGCGGCTGGTTTCATAATTGGAGACTAGAAAAACCTTTGGATTGCTCACTCNNNNNNNNNNNNNNNNNNNNNNNNNNNNNNNNNNNNNNNNNNNNNNNNNNNNNNNNNNNNNNNNNNNNNNNNNNNNNNNNNNNNNNNNNNNNNNNNNNNNNNNNNNNNNNNNNNNNNNNNNNNNNNNNNNNNNNNNNNNNNNNNNNNNNNNNNNNNNNNNNNNNNNNNNNNNNNNNNNNNNNNNNNNNNNNNNNNNNNNNNNNNNNNNNNNNNNNNNNNNNNNNNNNNNNNNNNNNNNNNNNNNNNNNNNNNNNNNNNNNNNNNNNNNNNNNNNNNNNNNNNNNNNNNNNNNNNNNNNNNNNNNNNNNNNNNNNNNNNNNNNNNNNNNNNNNNNNNNNNNNNNNNNNNNNNNNNNNNNNNNNNNNNNNNNNNNNNNNNNNNNNNNNNNNNNNNNNNNNNNNNNNNNNNNNNNNNNNNNNNNNNNNNNNNNNNNNNNNNNNNNNNNNNNNNNNNNNNNNNNNNNNNNNNNNNNNNNNNNNNNNNNNNNNNNNNNNNNNNNNNNNNNNNNNNNNNNNNNNNNNNNNNNNNNNNNNNNNNNNNNNNNNNNNNNNNNNNNNNNNNNNNNNNNNNNNNNNNNNNNNNNNNNNNNNNNNNNNNNNNNNNNNNNNNNNNNNNNNNNNNNNNNNNNNNNNNNNNNNNNNNNNNNNNNNNNNNNNNNNNNNNNNNNNNNNNNNNNNNNNNNNNNNNNNNNNNNNNNNNNNNNNNNNNNNNNNNNNNNNNNNNNNNNNNNNNNNNNNNNNNNNNNNNNNNNNNNNNNNNNNNNNNNNNNNNNNNNNNNNNNNNNNNNNNNNNNNNNNNNNNNNNNNNNNNNNNNNNNNNNNNNNNNNNNNNNNNNNNNNNNNNNNNNNNNNNNNNNNNNNNNNNNNNNNNNNNNNNNNNNNNNNNNNNNNNNNNNNNNNNNNNNNNNNNNNNNNNNNNNNNNNNNNNNNNNNNNNNNNNNNNNNNNNNNNNNNNNNNNNNNNNNNNNNNNNNNNNNNNNNNNNNNNNNNNNNNNNNNNNNNNNNNNNNNNNNNNNNNNNNNNNNNNNNNNNNNNNNNNNNNNNNNNNNNNNNNNNNNNNNNNNNNNNNNNNNNNNNNNNNNNNNNNNNNNNNNNNNNNNNNNNNNNNNNNNNNNNNNNNNNNNNNNNNNNNNNNNNNNNNNNNNNNNNNNNNNNNNNNNNNNNNNNNNNNNNNNNNNNNNNNNNNNNNNNNNNNNNNNNNNNNNNNNNNNNNNNNNNNNNNNNNNNNNNNNNNNNNNNNNNNNNNNNNNNNNNNNNNNNNNNNNNNNNNNNNNNNNNNNNNNNNNNNNNNNNNNNNNNNNNNNNNNNNNNNNNNNNNNNNNNNNNNNNNNNNNNNNNNNNNNNNNNNNNNNNNNNNNNNNNNNNNNNNNNNNNNNNNNNNNNNNNNNNNNNNNNNNNNNNNNNNNNNNNNNNNNNNNNNNNNNNNNNNNNNNNNNNNNNNNNNNNNNNNNNNNNNNNNNNNNNNNNNNNNNNNNNNNNNNNNNNNNNNNNNNNNNNNNNNNNNNNNNNNNNNNNNNNNNNNNNNNNNNNNNNNNNNNNNNNNNNNNNNNNNNNNNNNNNNNNNNNNNNNNNNNNNNNNNNNNNNNNNNNNNNNNNNNNNNNNNNNNNNNNNNNNNNNNNNNNNNNNNNNNNNNNNNNNNNNNNNNNNNNNNNNNNNNNNNNNNNNNNNNNNNNNNNNNNNNNNNNNNNNNNNNNNNNNNNNNNNNNNNNNNNNNNNNNNNNNNNNNNNNNNNNNNNNNNNNNNNNNNNNNNNNNNNNNNNNNNNNNNNNNNNNNNNNNNNNNNNNNNNNNNNNNNNNNNNNNNNNNNNNNNNNNNNNNNNNNNNNNNNNNNNNNNNNNNNNNNNNNNNNNNNNNNNNNNNNNNNNNNNNNNNNNNNNNNNNNNNNNNNNNNNNNNNNNNNNNNNNNNNNNNNNNNNNNNNNNNNNNNNNNNNNNNNNNNNNNNNNNNNNNNNNNNNNNNNNNNNNNNNNNNNNNNNNNNNNNNNNNNNNNNNNNNNNNNNNNNNNNNNNNNNNNNNNNNNNNNNNNNNNNNNNNNNNNNNNNNNNNNNNNNNNNNNNNNNNNNNNNNNNNNNNNNNNNNNNNNNNNNNNNNNNNNNNNNNNNNNNNNNNNNNNNNNNNNNNNNNNNNNNNNNNNNNNNNNNNNNNNNNNNNNNNNNNNNNNNNNNNNNNNNNNNNNNNNNNNNNNNNNNNNNNNNNNNNNNNNNNNNNNNNNNNNNNNNNNNNNNNNNNNNNNNNNNNNNNNNNNNNNNNNNNNNNNNNNNNNNNNNNNNNNNNNNNNNNNNNNNNNNNNNNNNNNNNNNNNNNNNNNNNNNNNNNNNNNNNNNNNNNNNNNNNNNNNNNNNNNNNNNNNNNNNNNNNNNNNNNNNNNNNNNNNNNNNNNNNNNNNNNNNNNNNNNNNNNNNNNNNNNNNNNNNNNNNNNNNNNNNNNNNNNNNNNNNNNNNNNNNNNNNNNNNNNNNNNNNNNNNNNNNNNNNNNNNNNNNNNNNNNNNNNNNNNNNNNNNNNNNNNNNNNNNNNNNNNNNNNNNNNNNNNNNNNNNNNNNNNNNNNNNNNNNNNNNNNNNNNNNNNNNNNNNNNNNNNNNNNNNNNNNNNNNNNNNNNNNNNNNNNNNNNNNNNNNNNNNNNNNNNNNNNNNNNNNNNNNNNNNNNNNNNNNNNNNNNNNNNNNNNNNNNNNNNNNNNNNNNNNNNNNNNNNNNNNNNNNNNNNNNNNNNNNNNNNNNNNNNNNNNNNNNNNNNNNNNNNNNNNNNNNNNNNNNNNNNNNNNNNNNNNNNNNNNNNNNNNNNNNNNNNNNNNNNNNNNNNNNNNNNNNNNNNNNNNNNNNNNNNNNNNNNNNNNNNNNNNNNNNNNNNNNNNNNNNNNNNNNNNNNNNNNNNNNNNNNNNNNNNNNNNNNNNNNNNNNNNNNNNNNNNNNNNNNNNNNNNNNNNNNNNNNNNNNNNNNNNNNNNNNNNNNNNNNNNNNNNNNNNNNNNNNNNNNNNNNNNNNNNNNNNNNNNNNNNNNNNNNNNNNNNNNNNNNNNNNNNNNNNNNNNNNNNNNNNNNNNNNNNNNNNNNNNNNNNNNNNNNNNNNNNNNNNNNNNNNNNNNNNNNNNNNNNNNNNNNNNNNNNNNNNNNNNNNNNNNNNNNNNNNNNNNNNNNNNNNNNNNNNNNNNNNNNNNNNNNNNNNNNNNNNNNNNNNNNNNNNNNNNNNNNNNNNNNNNNNNNNNNNNNNNNNNNNNNNNNNNNNNNNNNNNNNNNNNNNNNNNNNNNNNNNNNNNNNNNNNNNNNNNNNNNNNNNNNNNNNNNNNNNNNNNNNNNNNNNNNNNNNNNNNNNNNNNNNNNNNNNNNNNNNNNNNNNNNNNNNNNNNNNNNNNNNNNNNNNNNNNNNNNNNNNNNNNNNNNNNNNNNNNNNNNNNNNNNNNNNNNNNNNNNNNNNNNNNNNNNNNNNNNNNNNNNNNNNNNNNNNNNNNNNNNNNNNNNNNNNNNNNNNNNNNNNNNNNNNNNNNNNNNNNNNNNNNNNNNNNNNNNNNNNNNNNNNNNNNNNNNNNNNNNNNNNNNNNNNNNNNNNNNNNNNNNNNNNNNNNNNNNNNNNNNNNNNNNNNNNNNNNNNNNNNNNNNNNNNNNNNNNNNNNNNNNNNNNNNNNNNNNNNNNNNNNNNNNNNNNNNNNNNNNNNNNNNNNNNNNNNNNNNNNNNNNNNNNNNNNNNNNNNNNNNNNNNNNNNNNNNNNNNNNNNNNNNNNNNNNNNNNNNNNNNNNNNNNNNNNNNNNNNNNNNNNNNNNNNNNNNNNNNNNNNNNNNNNNNNNNNNNNNNNNNNNNNNNNNNNNNNNNNNNNNNNNNNNNNNNNNNNNNNNNNNNNNNNNNNNNNNNNNNNNNNNNNNNNNNNNNNNNNNNNNNNNNNNNNNNNNNNNNNNNNNNNNNNNNNNNNNNNNNNNNNNNNNNNNNNNNNNNNNNNNNNNNNNNNNNNNNNNNNNNNNNNNNNNNNNNNNNNNNNNNNNNNNNNNNNNNNNNNNNNNNNNNNNNNNNNNNNNNNNNNNNNNNNNNNNNNNNNNNNNNNNNNNNNNNNNNNNNNNNNNNNNNNNNNNNNNNNNNNNNNNNNNNNNNNNNNNNNNNNNNNNNNNNNNNNNNNNNNNNNNNNNNNNNNNNNNNNNNNNNNNNNNNNNNNNNNNNNNNNNNNNNNNNNNNNNNNNNNNNNNNNNNNNNNNNNNNNNNNNNNNNNNNNNNNNNNNNNNNNNNNNNNNNNNNNNNNNNNNNNNNNNNNNNNNNNNNNNNNNNNNNNNNNNNNNNNNNNNNNNNNNNNNNNNNNNNNNNNNNNNNNNNNNNNNNNNNNNNNNNNNNNNNNNNNNNNNNNNNNNNNNNNNNNNNNNNNNN from Sceloporus undulatus isolate JIND9_A2432 ecotype Alabama chromosome 2, SceUnd_v1.1, whole genome shotgun sequence includes the following:
- the LOC121920592 gene encoding interferon-inducible GTPase 5-like, translated to METICLLQQCGARLSNPKVFLVSNYETSRFDFPLLRGKLKNDLLKLKRQAFLLSLPSIYLPVLDKKKTAMNRQILTRAFWLWFIVLIPIPGLSFFPAMKVHSWCYHKFGLDDQSLTALAQMVGKTATTFKAAMKPMTLNSVNLWSLTELMRVMMIIGDYYYRQHFPFLGCLLSGGISLCSTYFLLKKFVSDGANDTHSVLTEALVREEKKSI